The DNA window CTGGTTTAGTACTGTAGTGCAGCCTCTCCCAACCCTAGTAAGTACCAACAATACAACACAAGTTCTCTAAAGCGTTAATCAGCTGTGTGCATATTGCACTAGGTAAGTGAGCACACACAGAGCAGAGCCCTGAGTGCCTCATCAGGCAGGGGCAAGCAGCTTGGACTTGGTAACCTGATGTGCTGAGTTCAGCTCCCTCGCAGTCACTGGTCTCGTGATTCATAGAGGAGCTTGGTTGCCTGCACAACACCATAAAAGCATGCTTGGTTCTGGGCCTGACCACACGTGAGTCACTAGGGGCACCTCAGCCTCCCCAACCCTGCCCATGGTACCTTGTGCATGGCTGCCAGCCACGCTGCTGCCTGTCTCTTGCTGCCATTTGCATCCTCTCCAGCCATCAGCCGCAGCTGTGTTGCAGCCTCTGCCCCTGGCACTGTGTACTGCAGGAACATGCCTGTGGCTCGAGTGCTGCCTGCTGGAGGAGGGAGACGAGGTGTCACATAGGACCATAATGCCCCATGTGCTGCTCAGGAAGCAGCCTTGCTGGAAACACACAGTGGTAAATGATACCCGaacctgctcttgcagagaccccATGTGCACAGAGAACGGGACCCCAGGACCAGGAGAAACTAAAGGCACCATATCATAAGCTTTTCATAGTCCCGTTCTCCAACAGTCTGGAAGCAGCCACGCCTTCTATATCCATGGCATTCTCCTCCCAACCTTCAGAGAAACCACGTGCATGCGTGTGTTCAttcccatgttctctctctctctctctctctctctcacacacacacacacacacacacacacacacacagacagagagagagagagagacacacccaTCTACAGCCAGAGTAGAACAGTAAAGTACAGAAACTACTTTAGGAATGGCCTGGCCATCAGAAGATACGCCAAGCAGACAGTTACACCTGCCATGGCTTCACACTTAGGTTGGAGGGCACAGCTGAGTATACTGTTAACGCAGGAGCACAGACAGACTACCCTGTCAAGTGCTGTTCTTCCACAACTCACAGGATCCCCTGGAGAACACTGGGGGGTTCCATCTCTGGGCTATGACCAACTGCTCCAAGCATGATTTGAATTTAGGCTCTGTCCTAGGAACAAGCCTCTTAAGACAGATGAGTCCTGTCAGGCATGGTTACTAGACTTCTTTCTCGTGGTGACTAGGAGGAGAAAACACTGCGAAATGACCCACCTCTAATCAGACATTAATTCTAAGTCAGAGCAGCCTGAGCCCCGTGGGCATACAGTCCATAACCAAGAAGAAGCCTGACATCCTTGCCTCCAGTAGCTCTGGCCCAGCCAGAGGCTTTCTGCCTGACCCAAGCTGTTGCAGAACTTCCTAACCAGGCTATGTCTACCATcagctttgtttggtttttcgagacagggtttctctatggctttggaggctgtcctggaactagctcttgtagaccaggctggtcttgaactctcagagatccacctgcctctgcctcccgagtgttgggattaaaggcatgcaccaccaacgcccggctcaggaACAAGCTTTTGTCCACAAAAATGTACTGCAATGTGGCCATGGTCACCGTTTTGTGCTTTGCATGGCCATCAAAATTTTTCtccccatgggggctggagagatggcttaacagttaagaacacttactgctcttgcagaacacttactgctcttgcagaagacctaggttcagttcccagcacctaaaaATAGTGGCTCCAACTATTTGTAACTAGGGGTCCAACACATTGCCCTGCTCTGTAAAGGCACTGGGCATGTGCATGGgacatagacatacagacattCATGACCTTTAGACTGCCTGACCCTGCCCTTCGCACTAGGATATCTTCAACCAGCTTAATGCTCCATGCACTTCCTTGTATCCCATTAGCTGGGCCCCTCTTACCACTGCCTTCAGTAGACTGAGATGGAGGAACTGAGGGCCAGGGATCCCTGGAGGCAAGCTACTGGGTACAGCGATGAAAACTGTGGGCTGGCTTGTCAACTCTTTGGTAACTTCTCCTGGGAAAGGACTGGGCAAACTACTTTATGCTGTCAggacacactcactcacactttATAGGTTCACATATTGGACCTAACACCTACTAATCAAAAGAGAGAAACCCAACTTTCAGAATCCACCCCAAGGGacagaagcaaagtggccaaagGAGGAGCCACAGCATGCTGGGAGGAGTGACCCAAGGAGGACGGAGGCTGACCTTCAGAGGCAAGCAGGCTCCCCAGGAGGCTGGTGTAAGTGTGAATGTCTTTTTCTACTTGAAGAAGGTAGGCAGCAGTGCAAAGAAGAAACAACCGAGAGTcagtcagaaaatggaaagcgAGCTGTGTTAAGTCATAAGTCAAATCTGCAGGTTCAGAATGCGATGAGCAGTCCAGTCAGTGGGGGCCAGCTAAGACTGAAGCTCACCAAGGACCATGGTGCACAGATGTCTGCAGGAGAGGCAATGACAGCAGTCCTGCAAGCAGGCTCCAGGTCAGCCCCCTGCATTTGGAGCCCATGGACAGTACATGAGATGATCGATGACCCCAGTGACAGGATACCATGGGCACATCAGGCCAATCTCCCTCGTtatcccctctcccctctgcaTGAGTTCTAAAGTTACTGACTTAATACAAGCCCCAGTGAGGAGCATGGCAGGCCATCTTGGGACCAAGTGCAGTTCCTCCTGTTGCCCATATAGGTACTAGAGAGCCTCCTGCTCAGGAAAGGCATATACCTCCAGGAGTGAAGCCTTCTGTGAGAATCTGCACAGTACAGACATGCGCAATCTCAATTTCATGATGGCTGTCCCCGTCCAGAATCAAGCATCTACAACAAACAAGAGGGACAGTCATGAGACTGAGGCCTGAAGCCTGTGAAAACACTGCCCAGTACCAGCAGGACTTCACCTCTTACCTCTGGTTGTTGGAGAGACGACAAACCATGGTTTCAGGCTTCTCTGAGTCCCCAAAAGTAACAAGGAAGGTAGCTCCTTGGAAGACAAAACCAAACAGCTCACACAGGACCTACTGCTCCATCTCCCCGCCCCCACACCATATGCTCAGGACAAAAAAGCCTTCTTCCTCCATTACCAGATGGGAAAGCAAAGGCTGACACAAATACCAGCCTTGTGTAAAGTGTAAAGGATCCCTTCAGTTAGGCAAAAAGGCAATAATGAATTAAGGGTCTCAAAAGCTAAAAAGACAGtgcttggggctagagagatggctccaggtAAAAACACTGATGTTCTCTCAGAGaaccagattcaattcccagcgcacacatggtggctcagaactgcctgtaactccagttccaggtgagcGGCTcactcttctgatctctgcaggcatGAGGCagacacatggtgcacagacatctTGTAGAAAAAATACCCATCCACATAAAACAGAGACAAAGGCACTGCCATGCACACAAAGCTGTAAATTTTGTTACAGCCTTCAAAGATGGCAAGTAGGGGAGTTCATCATCAAGGCCCAGTCAGATAACTCTGGAGCAGACTGGGCAAGACCACTCAGCAGAGCGGAGGCTGGCCCTTGCCTGTGGAGTGCACACAGGCCAGACCGGCGGCTCGGAGGCTATGCTGTTTGGCAGAGCTGTGGGAAGCAGGCCCCACCCCAAAAGaactcccttctccctcatgCTCCTGGGATGCTCCTCAGAACCTGCACCTGTTACAGTTTGTCTGCAGGCCTCTGAGGGCCACAGCCACACAGGCTTGACTATCAGTGACAGCCTGCCATCTGGGGAAGGTGCTGCTGAGCTAGGCTCCCTGGCCATCTGGTGGGTGGTAGCACCCAGTCAGTCAGGCGGACATCTTAGCACATTTTTGTCTCTGAAGTCCATCTCTAAGTAGGTCCAAAACAAAGTAGAGGATGAGGGCAAGACACCATCTTGGAGCAGACCCATTTTAAGCATGGTTGAGTGGACATGCTGTCACTTACCACTCAGGAGCACCTTGAGCTGCTTGTCGTAAAACTCAGCCTCGCGGTGAGACACCAGGGCACACTCGGCACACTGGCGCACTGGGTCCACAAAGCACATGCGCCGAAGTGGCACCTTCTGGCTGCAGCACCTGTcacagaagcacttcccacaGCGGCGGCAGTGGTGCTGAGGAGGGTGGAGGTTGGGCAGTGAGCACAGTCAACACAGAAGCACCAGGCCTGCCCCGCCCCGCTCGCCACAACTGTCAGGACCCCCGAATGCATCTGTAGCTGTGTGTgtcacctccacacacacccagtGTGAACACAGTGGAGCTCTGGCCTCACTTGGGAAAAATGGTCCAAAAGGGCCTCCTcgacctgtgtgtgtgttgctagggtttgaacccagggtcttgtacaTTTGAGGTGAGCCATTCACTCACTCAGCTACAACCCAAGCCCATAACTGCCCAGCTCATGCTGCATCTGAGCCTCCTCTGGAGCTCCATACTGACTGCTGGGGAGCTACGCCAGTAACTGAAATAAGAGTATCAAAATGGCCTGCCTGTAAGATCTGCTCCTCTGGGGAACTGGGCTTTCCCCAGAAAGAACTGTGTCCTACTGGGCCCTGTCctccaaatacacacatacaccaccaccacagcctcAGCTCACCTTTCTGGTGATAAAGTCAAATTTGGCATCACACTGCATACATCTTGGACACTAGAAGAGAACATGGCACAGTATTATAACCCAGCTCGGTCACTTGGCAAACTGTTGAAGCAGAGCCAACAGGTGCTGGGAAAGGCTGCTAAGAAAGCCAACTTCCCGCAGTGGAAGCAGCCTGCAGGGGCAGACTATGGAGCAGCAAGGCAGGACAGCCCCAGCTCAGTATCCAGCTCAGAAGCCAGACAGGACTGGTCAGACCACGCCCAAGGCTCTGGGTTAGGAGAGTAGCTTTAAGGCTGCAGGCCCCCGCCTGAATGCCCAATAGCCAGTATTTAACGGGCGCAAAGGCATACAGTTTGACGTTTTTGCAGGAGTTCCGATTCAGAAGGGCTTGATTCCTGCAGACTCCAGGTGCAGGGGCAGCTCATTCTAGCTGCTTCACCCTCCTCCTGTTACAGGAGCCCAAGTTGAGTGCTGTGAAATGAACATGACATTCCACAGCAGTCAGTGACCTCCACTGGGGAAAGATGTGTCCACCCTGATGTACAAAGGAAAGTATGGGGATCTTAGGAAGGGGGACTCTGGACAGCTGGGATACAAGGCTGACTGAGAGCATACCTGATGGGCCTGTGAAGAAGCTAGAGCAGAACATAGGATGAAAGGTGACAAAGAGGCTTACGCACAGGAGAAGAAGGTTCTGAGACGGGACTGTCGAGAAAATGGTGTCCTGTGCACATGGGATTTGCACATACAGAGGCGGGAGAACGGTACAGACTAGGATGTCGTGAAAGGTACGGGGATAGTGGTGGCTGCACAGTGCACCTCCACAGGGAAGAGGGCCGAGTGCTCTCACAGATTCAGAAGCAAATAGGGTACGCCAACCCAACGAGTCTGCATCACACTTGGTTTCTCCCACTCTATAAACCCTCTTTAGGGGCTATTTCATAGCAAGACCCCAAACAAAAGTGTCCTCTCCAGATGACCCAGTGCCATCAAACCCAGGGGACACCAATGTCTTCAGATACTCTGGGGACCTCGATTCTGTGGCCACTAGCTGGTTATTTCAAGGGTCAGCACAACTTTAGGAAGTACATTCTCTTCAAAACCTCATAGCTCTGCCAGAGCCTGTGACAGGACACAGCCCGAGCTGCTCACTCCACACTAGAAGGCTGGATCACACAGCAGGCAAGGACAAATAATGCTAACTGTGCACATGGAGTTCACAAGCCCAAGACACAGGGTGAATAAGTCAGAAaggctggtggtgctggtgggAGGCCTGCTCCAACCACACACAAGAACAGAAATGAGCTAATGCCTGTCCCTGGACAGCAGACCAACCAGGGGAGAACACTCATGCCCAGCCGAGCCCGCTCTGCAAACTGT is part of the Cricetulus griseus strain 17A/GY chromosome 5, alternate assembly CriGri-PICRH-1.0, whole genome shotgun sequence genome and encodes:
- the Zfyve21 gene encoding zinc finger FYVE domain-containing protein 21 isoform X9, which produces MSSGVAARRDAKKLVRSPSGLRMVPEHRAFGSPFGLEEPQWVPDKECPRCMQCDAKFDFITRKHHCRRCGKCFCDRCCSQKVPLRRMCFVDPVRQCAECALVSHREAEFYDKQLKVLLSGATFLVTFGDSEKPETMVCRLSNNQRCLILDGDSHHEIEIAHVCTVQILTEGFTPGAGSTRATGMFLQYTVPGAEAATQLRLMAGEDANGSKRQAAAWLAAMHKATKLLYESRDQ
- the Zfyve21 gene encoding zinc finger FYVE domain-containing protein 21 isoform X10; amino-acid sequence: MSSGVAARRDAKKLVRSPSGLRMVPEHRAFGSPFGLEEPQWVPDKECPRCMQCDAKFDFITRKHHCRRCGKCFCDRCCSQKVPLRRMCFVDPVRQCAECALVSHREAEFYDKQLKVLLSGATFLVTFGDSEKPETMVCRLSNNQRCLILDGDSHHEIEIAHVCTVQILTEGFTPGGSTRATGMFLQYTVPGAEAATQLRLMAGEDANGSKRQAAAWLAAMHKATKLLYESRDQ
- the Zfyve21 gene encoding zinc finger FYVE domain-containing protein 21 isoform X7; amino-acid sequence: MSSGVAARRDAKKLVRSPSGLRMVPEHRAFGSPFGLEEPQWVPDKECPRCMQCDAKFDFITRKHHCRRCGKCFCDRCCSQKVPLRRMCFVDPVRQCAECALVSHREAEFYDKQLKVLLSGATFLVTFGDSEKPETMVCRLSNNQRCLILDGDSHHEIEIAHVCTVQILTEGFTPGVEKDIHTYTSLLGSLLASEGSTRATGMFLQYTVPGAEAATQLRLMAGEDANGSKRQAAAWLAAMHKATKLLYESRDQ
- the Zfyve21 gene encoding zinc finger FYVE domain-containing protein 21 isoform X5, translating into MSSGVAARRDAKKLVRSPSGLRMVPEHRAFGSPFGLEEPQWVPDKECPRCMQCDAKFDFITRKHHCRRCGKCFCDRCCSQKVPLRRMCFVDPVRQCAECALVSHREAEFYDKQLKVLLSGATFLVTFGDSEKPETMVCRLSNNQRCLILDGDSHHEIEIAHVCTVQILTEGFTPGVEKDIHTYTSLLGSLLASEAGSTRATGMFLQYTVPGAEAATQLRLMAGEDANGSKRQAAAWLAAMHKATKLLYESRDQ
- the Zfyve21 gene encoding zinc finger FYVE domain-containing protein 21 isoform X6 — its product is MSSGVAARRDAKKLVRSPSGLRMVPEHRAFGSPFGLEEPQWVPDKECPRCMQCDAKFDFITRKHHCRRCGKCFCDRCCSQKVPLRRMCFVDPVRQCAECALVSHREAEFYDKQLKVLLSGATFLVTFGDSEKPETMVCRLSNNQRCLILDGDSHHEIEIAHVCTVQILTEGFTPGEKDIHTYTSLLGSLLASEAGSTRATGMFLQYTVPGAEAATQLRLMAGEDANGSKRQAAAWLAAMHKATKLLYESRDQ
- the Zfyve21 gene encoding zinc finger FYVE domain-containing protein 21 isoform X8, which codes for MSSGVAARRDAKKLVRSPSGLRMVPEHRAFGSPFGLEEPQWVPDKECPRCMQCDAKFDFITRKHHCRRCGKCFCDRCCSQKVPLRRMCFVDPVRQCAECALVSHREAEFYDKQLKVLLSGATFLVTFGDSEKPETMVCRLSNNQRCLILDGDSHHEIEIAHVCTVQILTEGFTPGEKDIHTYTSLLGSLLASEGSTRATGMFLQYTVPGAEAATQLRLMAGEDANGSKRQAAAWLAAMHKATKLLYESRDQ